The genomic DNA TGGGACCGCTCTACGTCTCCGTTCTGGGGATGCTGGGCATGGAATACGGACTGCTGATGTATCGATCGATCGAGTCGCTGAAGCAGTTTCGGCAGCGGGTACTTGCCGCAGGAGATTCGCCCGAAGGATTAGAGGAAGCGTTTCTGGAGCAGGACTGTCTGTTTGTCACCTTTGAGCAGGACGGCGAGCTGCGTTCCGAAGATGAATCCACTGCCGTCAGCGCCTTCTATGCAGAAGCGGGAGTGCTTCCCACCTTTGGCAATCTGCATCCGCTGGAAGGAATGCGCCCCATTTTGCACGAAGAGGAAGCCACTACCGTTCTGCTGGCGCTGAAGGCACTGCACAAATTCTTCCAAAAATCCCTCCAGCGACTAGAGCAGGAAGACTTTCCCGCAATTTCTGGCTCCTACCGCATCCCCGACCCCAACGATGCCAGCCGCAAGCTCTCCATCAAGGTTGCTACAATGCCCGCTCTGGCGGACGAACTATCGGAAATGACGATCGCCGCTGGATTCCCGGACGAAGACTTTCCCTTTAGCGCCCCACCGCTGCTCAACAACCATCTCGTGCCCACAGATTCCTTCTACAGTCTGGGCGCAATGTCCTGGGACATCCTGGAATTTCTGCGGCGCAGTGTCAAGTTTCATCAGCCCGCTGGAGCAGAGTTTCCCGCAGAAGGGGATGGCTTTCCGGTAATTCTCATTCAGACCTCCCGCCCTAAAGCAACGGAACTGATTGAAGCGCTCAAAGCCGCAGGCGGACTGAAGGCTATCTGCTTTAACCCCGGTGAAGATCCTTTTTCTGAAGATCGGTATGATCTGGGCGTACTGCAAACCGAGGATGGTGAACTGCATCTGTTTGGTGAATTCCAGGAAGATGACGAGGTTCACATTCAAGCCCGCAAAAAGTGGGATCAGCGATGCAAAAAAACGAAGGGCTACTGCGGCTTAATTATCGCCAGAGGACTGAAGGGCGCATCCAGCGGTAATCCTCAGTTCAATGACATGATGGCGCTATTTGAAACCCGCTATATCTCGGCGCAGGAGTTGGGGCTGGGGGAGTTGCAGCTGATTCCGTATTTGGAGTAGCTAGGAAGAAGCAGGGGAGCAGGGAGCAGGAGAGAGTTTTTAGGTTGGGCTTTCTGGTTATGGCTGGTGGTTTTTGGGAAAGCGATCAAAACTGGCTTTAGCATAAAGTGGTAAATAGGTTAATCCCGCTCCCATAGCCCGTTTTGACCCATTCACACTCTCTCTAAAGAACTATTACAGATCCTCACAAAATCGACAATGTGAAAAGGGTCGGATGATAGGATGCGTGAAAAATGTTCAGAGAAACGTTCATGACAGAAACTCTTACTGGACAAACTCCTATCTTTGGCGGCAGCACGGGCGGACTGCTTACGGCTGCGTTTGAAGAAGAAAGATACGCCATCACCTGGACTAGCCCCCAGGAACAGGTGTTTGAGATGCCCACTGGTGGGGCTGCGATCATGCGGCAGGGCGATAACCTGCTGTACTTTGCCCGTAAAGAGCAATGTCTCGCACTGGGCGCGCAGTTCCGCACGAAGTTCAAGCCCAAAATCGAAAACTTCAAAATCTACCGGATTTATGCCAACGGCGAGATCCAGTATCTGCACCCCGCAGATGGAGTTTTCCCTGAGAAAGTGAACCAGGGTCGGACTTACTTTGGTAAGAACGATCGCAGCATCGGGCAAAATCCTGAGCCTGCTTCAATCAAGTTCACGGGCAGAAACACCTACGACTAATTGGTCACAACCAGCTCGTAGCATCGCATTCATCATTAAGACATCATGATTGGAGAGCAGACCTTTCTGCTCTTTTTTTGTGTCTTTTTTTATTGACTGTTTCTCTTTGTTCCTAAATGGAAAGTTTCTATTGAGAAATCTCCTGAACGGTCAGCCAGCGATGCAAGATTGAGAGCACGATCGCCAACATCAGAATTAAAACCGGGATGCTCTCCAGTCCCGTGCGGTTTGCGATCCAGCCGATCGTCGTTGGAATAATCGCAGCCCCCAGACTGGCAACACTGGTCACAAACCCGATCGCGGCAGGCACAACTGTCGTAGGCACCCGATGAGGCATGAGCCAGATCGTTGTGGGAAAAATTGCCGCGATCGCAAACCCCATCAGCGGTAAACTCAGCCATTGTCCGGGCAGCAGCCACCAAGTCACCAAGCTAGCGGCAAGCATTGCCAGAGAAGCATTCACCAGACGAGCAGCCCCTAATCGGTTGACCCAAAAACCCAGCATCACTCGACCGATCGTGAAGCCAAACCACATGGCGCTGATGCTGTATCCTGCTGTCGCTGCCGGAATGCCTCGGCTGACCTGCTGCACAGTGTATGCCCAATTCCCCAGGGAAGCTTCTACGCCAACTGCAACCAGCAAAAAAAGTCCCGAAACCAGGACGATCGGTGTTTTGAGCGCAAATTGAACATTGGCAAGGGCATGGGTTTGGGAGGCTGCGGTTCGCACCATCATTGGCGGGTAGCGGGTTATGATGATCCACCCCACTGCGACAATCAGCAGCGCCACGAGGCTGGCAATCACAAAGTACACCTGTTGCCAGTGCAGTCCGGCCACAAGCAGCGTGGTTGCGATCGTCGGTCCCAGTAATGCTCCAATGCCGTAAAAGGCGTGCAGCAACCCAATCCATTTTGGCTCTTGCTGGTTGCTCACGATATAGGTATTGATCCCCGCATCAATTAAGCCAATGCCCAGACCCAGGAGCATTCCCACGGCGACCATGACAAACCAGGCAGGGGCGAGTCCATAGGTAATGAGCGCAGCGGTGAGCGTCAGGGCTGCAATCAGGAGCATGGGGGCGAGTCCCAAACGGCTACTAATCACGCTACTGCCTAACGCAGCAAGCACATAGCCTGTAATCTGGCTGACAAACAAGAGCGTAACGGTGGCAGGGGTGAGGCTAAACGTCTTCAGGATGGATGGTAGCAGCACCCCTAAGCCGCTTTCTGCAACGCCGATCGCAATGAAGGCATAGAAGGCGATCGCAATGCCAATCCAGGCGGGTGGCTGGGGACGGTGAGGAAAAGTCAAGGTTCGGCTCAGTACAGCGTTTGCACCAGTTTTTTGCGGTAGAGCGGCGTCAGGGGATGCTCATCGCCCATCAGTTCAAACACCATCAGCATTGCCTTTCTCGCGCCATCATTGCGGTATTTGCGGCTTTCCGCCACGATCGCCAAAAGTCCTTCTAGCGCAGCTTCGTTGTCTTCCTGCAATGCCTGATCGACTGCGGTGTAGAAAGCGCGATCGCGGTCGGTTTTGTCGGCGTCGGGGGTTTCCTGACCTTCCTGCTGAAGCTGCACCAGATCCCGCAGGGCTTTTGCCTGGGCGTAAAAGGGCTTTTCGTTTTCCTGAATGTTGCTCAGCAGTTTTTCGGCGGATTCAATCTTGCCCTGGCGCATCAAAAATCGGGCTGCTGCAATCACAAGTTTGCCGCTCTTGGGATATTTCTCAATCAAACGGGCAAACAGTCCCTTCGTTTCCTCGACTTCACCAGCTGCCATCGCCACACGGATCGCCTCCAGCCCACTATCCAGCTCCGACTTCAGGTTGAGGCTATCGAGCAACTGGCGCAGCTTGGGTTCTGGCAACACGCCCACAAAACCGGGATGGACTTCCCCCTGGCTAACGACCCGCACATCGGGCACGCCTTCGACGTGATACTGATTGGCAAGTTCAGGACTCTGATCAATATCCACCTTTGCCAGCACAAAGTCATACTCCTGCGCCAGCTTCTCCAGCATGGGTTTTAGCATCTGGCAGGGACCGCACCAAGTCGCGTAGAAATCAACCAGAACAGGTCGCTCGTAGGAAGCCTGTAGAACGTCGGTGTCGAAGTTAGTGGGGGTGATGTCGATGGAGGTGCCCATAGGGGTAGAGGGGTGGAGGGGGAGCGAGGGAGAAGGGGAGCGGGAGATAAGGTTGTATGGTGCGCGTCGGGAGCCGCGTGACGAACTTTCCTGGTTGTGTCCAGAACGATCGCTTGTATTTCTATTTTGACAAATCGCTAGTCGATCGATCGCTTTTGTGCCTTCACTTCTAGAAGAATAATTGGGAGCGTAAAAGCATTTTTCAGAAGCTTTAAACCGCTTCAAACCACAGAGGAATAAAACACGGAGGAATCAGAAAATCATCCTTACAGTTCTCCCTCTGCGATCGCGGGCGTCCTAACTTACGGGTCAAACTGCCGTTTATAGCAGCCTCCTGTTCAGCGGACTGGAACTCTTTGCGATCGGCGCTGGCATCACCTTCCTTATCAGACGAAGCATCCTCTACTCCGGAATGCGTTAAGTCATTTTTGGCTTTGCCGCCGCTGCCATTCCCTTTGGGGTCGGTCGTCTCATCGGCGCATCGATTCAGTCATTCTCCACTCCCGTATCCCAAATCACCACCCGATCGTCCCCACTTTATGGCACTCTGGACGTAGGCTCTGCCGCGCAATTGACATTAAAAGCTCTAATTAATTAAGTCAATAAGGTATGCAAACGCTTCCTAACCCGATCGCCTCCAATCCCCCCGCTTCGTCGATTTGTCTCTCTACAGACGGCACAATTCGGCGGCGCAAAACCCGTCCGGTTCCCGTGGGCAGCATCACGATCGGCGGCGGTCATCCGGTCGCAGTCCAGTCGATGATCAACGAGGACACTCTGGATGTTGAGGGATCGGTGGCGGCAATTCGGCGACTGCATGAGATCGGCTGTGAGATTGTGCGCGTGACCGTCCCCAGCATGGCGCACGCCAAGGCGATGGAGGAGATTCGCCAGCGGCTCTACGATACCTACAAGCCCGTTCCCCTCGTTGCCGATGTCCACCACAACGGACTGAAGATTGCCCTGGAAGCGGCAAAGCACGTCGATAATGTGCGGATCAATCCGGGTTTGTATGTGTTCGAGAAGCCCAGACTCGATCGCACCGAGTACACCCAGGCAGAGTTTGAGGCGATCGGCGAACAAATCCGCGAAACCCTCGAACCCCTGGTAATTAGCCTGCGAGAGCAGAATAAGTCCATGCGGATCGGTGTGAATCACGGTTCGCTGGCGGAACGGATGCTGTTTACCTACGGCGACACCCCAGAAGGCATGGTCGAGTCGGCGCTGGAGTTTATCCGTATCTGTGAATCGCTAGATTTCTACAACATTGAGCTATCCCTCAAAGCCTCCAAAGTGCCCGTCATGATTGCCGCCAATCGCCTGATGGTGCAGCGGATGGACGAACTGGGCATGGACTACCCGATTCACCTGGGTGTAACCGAAGCCGGAGACGGGGAATACGGTCGGATTAAATCCACTGCGGGCATCGGCACTCTGCTGGCAGAAGGCATTGGCGACACGATCCGCGTTTCCCTTACGGAAGCCCCCGAAAAGGAAATTCCCGTCTGTTATGGCATCCTTCAGGCATTGGGTCTGCGACGGACGATGGTGGAATACGTTGCCTGCCCCTCCTGTGGTCGCACCCTGTTTAACCTGGAAGAAGTGCTGCACAAAGTTCGGGAAGCCACCAAACACCTGACCGGACTGAATATTGCCGTGATGGGCTGCATCGTCAACGGTCCCGGCGAAATGGCAGACGCGGACTACGGCTACGTCGGTAAACAGGCGGGCTACATTGCCCTCTATCGCGGACGGGAAGAAATCAAGCGCGTCCCCGAAGATCAGGGCGTAGAGGAACTGATTAACCTGATCAAGGCTGATGGTTGCTGGGTCGATCCCTAGCTGAGAGAGGAATATCTTGTGGGGCGGGCACCTTGCCTGCCCATCAGAATTTCTGCTCCTCCAGGTGATTAAATCCCTCGTATCCCTCGTTCCAATGCTCTGCGTTGGAATGCTTCATTGGAGGCTCTGCCTCCCGCCTACAATCAGCCCGTATGCTTCGCAGTTCCCCGAAGGGGTAATCGCCCCCCTCATTCGGGAATCCCGATCGCCGCATTACAAAATTTTTACCCCTGCCGCCGATACCCTGTGCTAGATTGGGCGTACCCGCCTTACAGTCTATTCCCTTCGGTTCAAACCAGATATGTCAATTACAAAGCGTGGTCTCGTTCTTGGCGCAACGGCAGCCGCAGTGACGGCAGTGACGGTTACAGGTGCGGGGCTGCATCTGTCTCAGGGACAAGCCTTTTTCCAGGAAAGCCCTAAGGAACTGGTCGATGAAGTTTGGCAGCTGATCGATCGCAACTATGTGGACGGTACGTTTAACCAGGTGGACTGGCGAGCCGTGCGGCAGGAGTATCTGGGGCGGGCATACAGCAGTCGCGAAGAGGCATACACCGCCATCCGCGAAATGCTGAAGAAGCTGAACGATCCCTACACCCGCTTTATGGACCCGCAGGAGTTCCGCAACATGCAGATCGACACCTCCGGGGAACTAACCGGGGTGGGGATTCAGCTCTCGCAGGACGAGGAAACTAAGGAACTCATCGTCGTTTCGCCGATCGAAGATTCGCCTGCCTTTGAAGCCGGAATTATGGCGCGAGATGTGATCGTCAAGATCGACGATAAAAGCACAGAAGGCATGGACACCAACGCAGCGGTGAACCTGATCCGTGGACCCGTGGGAACCGAGGTCACGCTGACAATTCGTAGGGGCGACGAAGAAAAGGTCTACACGCTGAAGCGCGCTCGCATTGAGGTACACCCGGTTCGGGCAGAAGTGCGGGAAGAGAACGGCAAAAAGGTTGGCTATATCCGGCTGAATCAGTTTAGCGCCAACGCCGCAGAAGAAATGCAAGAGGCGATCGAGGATATGGAATCGAAGAAGGTAGACGGCTACGTGCTGGATCTGCGGATTAACCCAGGTGGCTTGCTCTACTCCAGTATCGATATTGCCCGGATGTGGATGGACGACGGCGTCATCGTTTCGACAGTCGATCGCCAGGGCATTGCGGAGCAGGAGCGGGCAAACGGCACTGCCATTACGGATAAGCCGCTGGTGGTTCTGGTGGACGGGGGTTCTGCAAGCGCCAGCGAAATTCTTTCCGGTGCGCTGCAAGACAATAAGCGGGCAGTTCTGGTGGGCAGCAAGACCTTTGGCAAGGGACTGGTGCAGTCGGTGCGCGGCTTGGGAGATGGTTCGGGTCTGGCGGTGACGGTTGCCAAATACCTCACGCCGAGCGGACGCGATATCAACCAGGCAGGCATCCAGCCCGACATTACGGTAGAACTGACCGACGAGCAGCGGGTTAAGCTATTCGGCGCAGACAATGAGATCGGCACCAATCGCGACCTGCAATACAGCCGTGCCCTCCAGGAACTCAACCAGAACATTGCAGAGTATCAGCAGGGCAATCCGCAAAATGCGGCTTCCGCAAAACCTTAGTTTGCTTTTAATCGTTTAATTTCATCAACAGTGCTTTAATCGATCGGGGGTTTTCCATCCCCGATTTTTTGTTTTTTAGGACACAAACCTGTCTACTGCCATTCCACCTGATAATCCTCTGCAAACTGCCGGAACGAAATGGGTTCCCGACCCAGCAATTGCCGCAAATCGTCCGTTATTTTTCCCGCCAAGCCAAATCGGGCGACGCTATAAATCCCAATCATGACGCGGATGAAGTCCTTCGGATAGCCCTGCGCTGCCATGTGGCGGGAAAACTCCCGAATTGAAGCGGCGCGGTAGGTAATCGATGTCTCCAAAACCTTGCTGAGAATAGCGGCAACTTCTGCATAGGTTAAAGCCTCGCTGCCCGTCAGGTCAAAAGCGCGATCGAGATAATTCTGCTCAGCAGATCGATCGACTGCCAAGACCTGTGCTGCCACTGCCGCAATATCGCGCACGTCAATAAAGCTGGTGCGTCCCTGTCCCGCAGGCAAAAGAATCTGATGGCGATCGCGAATGTCCGATCGATGGGTCGTGATCAAATTCTGCATAAAAAAGCTGGGTCGCAGAAAGGTATAGCGAAACCCAAGCTGACGGATATACTGCTCAATTTTGCGGTGAGGCGCTAGCGGATTAAACTGTACGCCCAACAGCGACAGAAACACCACATGACGCACACCAGACGATCGCGCTACCTGAAGCAGAGGCAACATATCCCGTTTAGGCTGACTTAACTGCGGAGGACGCACCAGCAGCAGCTTATCGACGTTTTGCAGAAAACTAAAGGTCTGGGGATTGAGAAAGTCAAAGGCGAAGACTTCTACGCCACTGGGAAAAGGGTTTGCCTGATCGGACGATCGAACTCCAGCGACGATCGTTCCGGGGGGAAGCTGCTGACTTAACAGGCGAATCGTTTCTGCCCCAACGTTTCCCGTTGCTGCGGTAATAAAAACCCGCGTCATTCTTATCTTCGCCTTTGATGAAGCCACTAATAACGCAAGTATCAAGGAAATATGGCATCAGAAAAGTCTGGCTCTGTGGGCGATAGAAGTTCATCACGATAGCTCTCAAATGTAGGAACATCAGGAATTCCCCTATAAGATAGGATGTCTTCTGACCACTGAGAGTTCGTGCTAGGCAGCATCTCAATTCCCCGACGCAAAATTTTCAGAATTAAAGCCTGAAGTGGAATATTGGCTTGCGCCGCCTGCTGTATGAGATTTTGTTCAAGATCTGGGGGTTAAGTCAATGGTGATTTGCACGACGCATTCTCCTAAAATCTAGTGTTTATCTAAAAAACTTCTCCTAACTAATTATTCAAACTTCACTAAGATGACGTGTTCTAAGATATTTTCAATCCAACTTCTGATCTTAAAAGCAGAATGCCTATATCTTCTTTGCTAAAACCTAATTCATGAAGCAGGAGTATTTCGACAAGAACCTTAAGCCTTTCAATATACAACCGGAAATCCTTCCCGTAGAAATCAATATCGCATTTACTTCCATGAGACAATTGGTTTCTTGTTTTTGTAACTCCATTAACAAATTTGTCTCTAAGCTGACCGTCTAGAAATGTGTTAAAGGAACCTTCCATTCTTTTAAGATACTTCAGTATCTCCTGAAAGCTTTTACTTTTTAACAGGCTCATCAACTTTGCACTCAAACTAAGGCTATTACTGTTCCTTAATTTGCTCCTCAGCCACCCTTTATATGTCTCTGGGGCGTCATTTACAATTAAATCTAGCATTCTCAAGTGTTCTTCTTCAGGACGTTCTATTTTTTTCAGCTCTATATTTATGTCAGTCTGAAAATATGACTCTAAAGCTTGGATTAAACTGAGAAATTCTTGTCTAGGGTAATACAAATGAGGATTCTCTAAAACTCCGAAATATAGCTCGTAAACGGTTCCCAAGCTTTCCGCTTTGCTAAACCAGTTTTTGATGAGGACATCAAACTTGTCAGAGATGTCGTGGAAGGTAAAAAACATATCTCCGTGAGACATACTTGAAGCAGAAACATTAGCAGATGAGTCTGAAGTTTTCCCTGCTATGTGAACAATTGATGTTAAATCATCTGTAACGTATCCATTCATAATCAAAGGGAAAACTGGTCTCGTAATACCCAACGTCAGGAAGTTCCGAACATAGGTCATAACCTTCCTATAATCGTTATAATGCTTCTCCTCTTCTGACTCTATTGTTAGAAATACTTTTCTGTCAATGGTTACGTTTTCAAAAAAATGATACTTCTTTTCACAACAAACTTCCACGGATAGCTTGTAATTACTATCAATATTTGCTTGAGCAATTTGGCTCCAACCTCTGTATGACAGTTGTTCTTCACCTTCCAAATATCTGAAGTTAAATGTAGTATCAGTATTAACCCATGAATTTGTTAATGAATAATGGATGGAAATGCTTTTAAATTTCACGTCCACATCAGAGTAGAAATGAACTCCTGAGAAAACTAAGTTTACATAATAAAGAGAAACTTCAACTCCTCCATGCCTTTTCTGCTTCTCCTTTAAGAAGCAATTGTATAGTGTAATCTCTCCTTCAAGGGTGGAACCAAGAATGAGTAACGGCTTATTTAATGTTTGAAAGTCTTGTAAAGTACTAAAATCACCAATAAGTTCTAAATCACAACCTTTAACAGGAGTGAAACTGCAAACTCCAGCTAACTTCTCACTAGGATTGTCAGGCAACCACCAGAATCCTTTGTAATGGAATTTTTCCATTCCTATCGGTATCGTAATAAAGGCTATTGTTGGAATCCTTAGAATTCAATTTTAAGCAATGCCCTAGCTAATGCTATTTAAGAGCTTAACTCGGCATCTTTTAGAGAAATCCCACGAATCGAGAGATCCAGTAGCTTGATCGGGTGGAACAGCGGCATCTTCTTACCCTGTAGCTCCAGATGCTTCAGAACTTGCAGCGAGCAGCCCGGATTAGAAGACGCAATCAGACTTGCTCCGGTATTGAGCAGATTTCTCACCTTTTGCTGACCCAGTTCTTCCGCCACCTCCGGCTGGAGCATATTGTAAACGCCCGCACTGCCGCAGCAAAGCACCGCATCCACAGGTTCTCTGAGCGTCACGCCAGGGATTTGGCGAAGCAACTGACGGGGCTGGAGGCTGATTTTTTGTCCGTGGAGCAGGTGACAGGCATCCTGATAGACGATCGCCAAAGGCTGATCTTGCAACGGCGACAGTTTAGCGGTTAAGCCGATCGCACACAGAAACTCCTGCACATCTTTGACTTTGGCGGAAAATGCTTCTGCTTTCTCGCGATAGTTCGGGTCGTCCTGGAGCAGGTGTCCGTATTCCTTCAGGGTGTGTCCGCATCCGGCGGCGTTGATGATAATCGCATCGACTCCCGTATCCTCGAAGCTGTCGATCATCTGACGGGCGAGTGCCTGGGCATCGGTTTCCTGTCCCTGGTGGTGGGGCAAGGCGGCGCAGCATCCCTGGGATTTGGGAATCACCACTTCGCAGCCGTTGGCACTGAGGACTCTGGCGGTGGCTTCGTTGACGTCGCTGAAGAACAATCGCTGAACGCAGCCGAGAATCATGCCCACCCGATACCGCTTTTCGCCCTGAGCCGGAACGATCGTCGGCAGATTGTCCTGAAACGATTTCACCGTGACTTCGGGCAGCAGAGTTTCCATCGCCGCCAGTCGGGGAGAGAACTTCTTGAGCAAACCCGTGGCGCGGACGAGCTGAGGCATTCCCAATTTCTGATAGACCATCAGGGGAGCCAGCAGCATTCGCAGCCGATCGGGGTGGGGAAACAGGGTGAAAATGAGCTGACGGAAAAGACGATCGCCCAAACTGCGAGAGTAGTTGCGCTCAATCTGGGGACGGGTAGCGGCGATGAGTTTGTCGTACTGTACGCCCGATGGACAGGTAGTGACGCAAGCCAAGCAGCCCAGGCAGGAGTCGAAGTGCTGCACGGTTGCCTCATTGAGGGGAGCCTGACCCTCGTTGATCGCATCCATCAGGTAAATGCGTCCGCGTGGCGAATCCATTTCCTTGCCGATCACGCGATAGCTGGGGCAGGTGGAGAGACAGAAGCCGCAGTGAACGCAGGAATCGATCAGTTTAGGGTCGGGCGGATGGTGCGCGTCAAACGTTTCGCCAGAGGGAGCCAGAGAAGACTCCGGGCTGTAGGAGGTATCGGGAATTCGATATTCTGTGGTCATTTGTTATTTCGTAGTCACTAATAGTGACATCTGAGGTGACAAACTAAATTCCGCCGACGAACCGACCGGGACTGAGCAGAGATTGGGGATCAAACTGTTGCTTGACACGGCGCATTAGATCCAGCGATGGACCAGAACTGCCCCAAACGTCAATCGCCTGCTTAATGGACAGAGGAGCCGCCTGCACTGAGAGGAACCCACCCTGCGCCTCACAGATCGATCGTAGTTTTAGGACATCTCCCGATGAGAGAGAGTCCGATCGCACAACGCCTAAACCGCTTCCCGCATGAATTTGAGTGATGAGGTCGGGCGCAATGTCGCTAAACTGGCTGAGCGTCTGGACTGCCTGAGCGGGTAATACTCCTATTTTGCAGGTTACGGTCGTTGGTTGGGGGGCAGCTTCAATTCTTTCTCGTAATTGATGCCATAGAGCGGTTTCATCATCGCCGGACTTGGAGATCGCCCTCAGTCCCAAATTCTCCACCATCGCCAAAAGCTGTCTCGTCTGTTCCGCAATGCTGACCTCGATCGTCTGAAAGCGGCTAATTAGCCCCACGCCTTCCCCCAGTCCCAGAGCTTGAACGGTTTGCGCGTCGATCAGATCAATCGCATGGGGAGTGAGACCAGAGGCGAGGAGGGCAGCAGTTGCCTGAGTAATTGCGCCAGAGTCTCCCGTCAGGACGATCGTTTGCGAAGCAGCAGGCAAGGGATAGATCCGAAAGGTAATCTGGCTGATAATGCCCAGCGTTCCGTAAGAGCCAGTTAACAACTTCATTAGGTCATAGCCTGCAACATTTTTCACGACTCGTCCGCCTGCTTTGGCAACTTCCCCGTCCGATCGCACAAAGGAAATCCCGATCACCATGTCCCGGACGCTGTTGTACCGCTGCCGCAGCGAACCTGTATCCCCCGTTGCCACAATGCCGCCGATCGTCGCCCGGTCTGAATAGGAAGGATCGATCGCCAAAAACTGAGACTCTTTGCCCAGAACTGCCTGAAGATCCGCTAATCGCATTCCTGCTTCTACCGTGACCGTTAGATCCCCCACCGCATGTTCAATCAGGCGATTCATCCGAGCCGTACTGATGACCAGATTAATTCGATCCGCCAGTCCGCCCCAGTGCAGCTTACTGCCGCTTCCGCAGGGCAACACCCGCCAGCGATTTTGAGCCGCGCAGGTCATCACTTCCGCAAGCTGCTCCTGGGTTTCCGGGTAGGCAATGCAGTCGATTTGCGTGTTTGGCGTCACTGCCTGGGCAATTTGCGATCGCAGCACCGGATCAGCCCCATCCCAGGACACCACACCCGCCGCACCAAGAATATTTTCAAGCGATTGCGAAATACTGGAGGCGATCGGACTCATAGCAGGCTCGCGTAGAAGATTTGCACAGTGGACTTTTTCCCACTCTATCAGGATGCGTGGATCAGAAAGAGATTAGGGCAGGAGGCGAATCCCGTGAAAATTCTCAGGCGATCAATCCCCGGTTCTGGCTACACTGCGGACGATTCTCGGAGGATGCACCAACCTATGCAGAAGTTTATGCCGGACAGCAGAACTCGCAATTCCATTAGCAATATTGAACGTCATCTGAAACACAAGCAGCCGCAGTCGTCGCTCAAGCCGCCCCTCAAGCCTTCCGGTGAACCCGCAGCTCAGACGATGAAACTGCCCCTCAGTCAGGCGATCGGGGAAACCTTTATCATTGCCTACCGGGAAAATACCGATCGATTGGAAACAGCTCTGACCGAATCCGGCTTTAACTGTACGGTGCTGCGGCAGGAGGATCACCCAACCTACGAAAACTGTGCGGCTATCTATCGCTGTATGCTAAACCATCAGCGT from Leptolyngbya ohadii IS1 includes the following:
- a CDS encoding SDR family oxidoreductase — encoded protein: MTRVFITAATGNVGAETIRLLSQQLPPGTIVAGVRSSDQANPFPSGVEVFAFDFLNPQTFSFLQNVDKLLLVRPPQLSQPKRDMLPLLQVARSSGVRHVVFLSLLGVQFNPLAPHRKIEQYIRQLGFRYTFLRPSFFMQNLITTHRSDIRDRHQILLPAGQGRTSFIDVRDIAAVAAQVLAVDRSAEQNYLDRAFDLTGSEALTYAEVAAILSKVLETSITYRAASIREFSRHMAAQGYPKDFIRVMIGIYSVARFGLAGKITDDLRQLLGREPISFRQFAEDYQVEWQ
- a CDS encoding HEPN domain-containing protein; translation: MEKFHYKGFWWLPDNPSEKLAGVCSFTPVKGCDLELIGDFSTLQDFQTLNKPLLILGSTLEGEITLYNCFLKEKQKRHGGVEVSLYYVNLVFSGVHFYSDVDVKFKSISIHYSLTNSWVNTDTTFNFRYLEGEEQLSYRGWSQIAQANIDSNYKLSVEVCCEKKYHFFENVTIDRKVFLTIESEEEKHYNDYRKVMTYVRNFLTLGITRPVFPLIMNGYVTDDLTSIVHIAGKTSDSSANVSASSMSHGDMFFTFHDISDKFDVLIKNWFSKAESLGTVYELYFGVLENPHLYYPRQEFLSLIQALESYFQTDINIELKKIERPEEEHLRMLDLIVNDAPETYKGWLRSKLRNSNSLSLSAKLMSLLKSKSFQEILKYLKRMEGSFNTFLDGQLRDKFVNGVTKTRNQLSHGSKCDIDFYGKDFRLYIERLKVLVEILLLHELGFSKEDIGILLLRSEVGLKIS
- a CDS encoding (Fe-S)-binding protein; this translates as MTTEYRIPDTSYSPESSLAPSGETFDAHHPPDPKLIDSCVHCGFCLSTCPSYRVIGKEMDSPRGRIYLMDAINEGQAPLNEATVQHFDSCLGCLACVTTCPSGVQYDKLIAATRPQIERNYSRSLGDRLFRQLIFTLFPHPDRLRMLLAPLMVYQKLGMPQLVRATGLLKKFSPRLAAMETLLPEVTVKSFQDNLPTIVPAQGEKRYRVGMILGCVQRLFFSDVNEATARVLSANGCEVVIPKSQGCCAALPHHQGQETDAQALARQMIDSFEDTGVDAIIINAAGCGHTLKEYGHLLQDDPNYREKAEAFSAKVKDVQEFLCAIGLTAKLSPLQDQPLAIVYQDACHLLHGQKISLQPRQLLRQIPGVTLREPVDAVLCCGSAGVYNMLQPEVAEELGQQKVRNLLNTGASLIASSNPGCSLQVLKHLELQGKKMPLFHPIKLLDLSIRGISLKDAELSS
- a CDS encoding FAD-binding oxidoreductase, with amino-acid sequence MSPIASSISQSLENILGAAGVVSWDGADPVLRSQIAQAVTPNTQIDCIAYPETQEQLAEVMTCAAQNRWRVLPCGSGSKLHWGGLADRINLVISTARMNRLIEHAVGDLTVTVEAGMRLADLQAVLGKESQFLAIDPSYSDRATIGGIVATGDTGSLRQRYNSVRDMVIGISFVRSDGEVAKAGGRVVKNVAGYDLMKLLTGSYGTLGIISQITFRIYPLPAASQTIVLTGDSGAITQATAALLASGLTPHAIDLIDAQTVQALGLGEGVGLISRFQTIEVSIAEQTRQLLAMVENLGLRAISKSGDDETALWHQLRERIEAAPQPTTVTCKIGVLPAQAVQTLSQFSDIAPDLITQIHAGSGLGVVRSDSLSSGDVLKLRSICEAQGGFLSVQAAPLSIKQAIDVWGSSGPSLDLMRRVKQQFDPQSLLSPGRFVGGI